A region from the Verrucomicrobiia bacterium genome encodes:
- a CDS encoding nitrilase-related carbon-nitrogen hydrolase has product MATQQESGPTRASGAQSNRSISQWAGFLYSIGAITTFYLAYSSRFLSVLIVVYLFCLVRMARLPTARQAFYLGLATGVLTAVPQLYCFWTIFGPGAIVLWLVLGFWIGLFVALARWCRIRFAPWTPLLVPVLWTGLEYFRSELYYLRFSWLNVGYAFADNMPMPLFHILGMYGIGFVAAAIASAAADFRLVYIRPMAIALSILLGTALLLGSRQIRARTDEPVAKTVAVAGAQMEFPTENEVMLELGKVIEKTPEAQLLVLSEYTFTDPVPEKVKAWCRDHRRYLIVGGKDPTSDGNFYDTAFVVGPSGEIVFQQAKSVPIQFFKDGLPAQSQTLWDSPWGRIGLCVCYDLSYTRVTDGLVRLGAQAIIVPTMDAADWGLRQHQLHARVAPVRAAEYGIPIFRVASSGISQLVDRTGVELERAGFPGDGEILGGDLQLSQYGSRPPDRWLAPICVWATGIFCIYSLISNWLPFSRNPKSAII; this is encoded by the coding sequence GTGGCAACCCAACAAGAATCAGGCCCAACCCGTGCCTCGGGCGCTCAGTCAAATCGCTCAATTTCGCAATGGGCCGGTTTCCTGTATTCGATTGGGGCAATCACCACTTTCTACCTGGCCTACAGTTCACGTTTCCTCAGTGTTCTGATTGTGGTCTATCTGTTTTGCCTGGTCCGCATGGCGCGCTTGCCTACCGCCCGGCAAGCATTCTATTTGGGATTGGCAACCGGAGTCCTCACGGCAGTGCCGCAGCTTTACTGTTTTTGGACTATCTTTGGTCCCGGCGCCATCGTGTTGTGGCTCGTGCTGGGGTTCTGGATAGGCTTGTTCGTCGCGCTTGCCCGCTGGTGCCGGATTCGATTTGCCCCATGGACACCGCTGCTAGTGCCGGTGCTCTGGACCGGATTGGAATACTTTCGCAGTGAGTTGTACTACCTGCGGTTCTCGTGGCTCAATGTCGGTTACGCATTCGCGGACAATATGCCGATGCCTTTATTTCATATCCTCGGGATGTATGGAATCGGGTTTGTGGCCGCGGCTATCGCAAGCGCCGCCGCCGATTTCCGCCTGGTTTACATCCGCCCGATGGCGATTGCTCTGTCGATTCTGCTCGGAACAGCCCTGCTTCTGGGGTCGCGGCAAATACGTGCGAGAACAGATGAGCCGGTTGCGAAAACAGTTGCTGTTGCCGGGGCGCAAATGGAGTTCCCCACAGAGAATGAAGTGATGCTCGAATTGGGAAAAGTGATCGAAAAAACGCCGGAGGCTCAACTTCTGGTTCTGAGCGAGTACACCTTCACGGATCCCGTCCCTGAAAAGGTGAAGGCTTGGTGCCGAGACCACCGGCGCTATCTCATTGTTGGAGGAAAGGACCCAACTTCGGACGGCAACTTCTATGATACTGCCTTTGTTGTCGGCCCAAGTGGGGAGATTGTCTTCCAGCAGGCCAAGAGCGTCCCTATCCAATTCTTTAAAGACGGTTTGCCGGCTCAGAGCCAGACACTGTGGGATTCACCCTGGGGCCGCATTGGCCTCTGTGTTTGTTACGACCTGAGCTACACCCGCGTGACGGATGGGTTAGTCCGCTTGGGAGCACAGGCAATTATTGTTCCAACAATGGACGCTGCGGATTGGGGCCTTCGACAACATCAATTGCACGCGCGCGTCGCTCCCGTCCGCGCCGCTGAATATGGCATTCCCATTTTCAGGGTTGCCAGCTCCGGCATTTCACAACTGGTTGATCGGACTGGGGTGGAACTTGAAAGAGCGGGCTTTCCTGGTGACGGCGAGATTCTGGGGGGAGACCTCCAATTGAGCCAATATGGTTCCCGGCCTCCGGACCGCTGGCTGGCGCCCATTTGCGTCTGGGCGACTGGGATATTTTGCATTTACTCATTGATCAGCAATTGGCTGCCTTTTTCTCGGAATCCAAAATCAGCTATCATCTGA
- a CDS encoding DUF4038 domain-containing protein — protein MKNLKNGQRLHTGKCLKPLSRGILLGTMVLLCVTTGPLFGQEKSRKMRVVPKWERFETEFKSAVTYTNPLQEATLKVVFNSPLGTKTQIEGFWDGARTWRVRFNPDQPGRWTYNTSCSDSANRGLNGQQGEFLCTTIVGEGRFQQHGPVRVARDRRHFEHADGTPFFWLGDTALSGARLSTPPDWELYAAVRQSQGYSVTQCAAAPGDDQKGESALTGFPDRIGVNPEFFKRLDAKLETLRRADLLSAIVPLWETDTSKAQLKQDQAVLVLRYMVARWGTDPIAWLLEFPGDNPEKLAERWRKIGRAVFGGALHAPVIVNAGLAPGVLETFRSEDWVDALGLQTAGPKGGPEQRQAFAAESTKEPARPLIGFTPYENALKTSDNSGGRYSAEAVRQAAYWGVLLAPAAGVSYGGAGVVDWDATTDQTKTPGARLPLWQRSLFMPAAKQMGYLGRVFNSLDFSQLRPNEKLLISPSGDEAVAAGTAVASTGAKDLVLVYVPEGRALRVSQDAMPPSPQIRWFNPRTSGSGPAVAVVSGSTCQFPPPGPGDWLLTMRTQEKTK, from the coding sequence ATGAAGAACCTCAAAAACGGACAGCGACTTCATACCGGGAAATGTTTGAAGCCCCTGAGCCGAGGGATTTTGCTTGGGACTATGGTGTTGCTCTGCGTCACAACCGGCCCGCTTTTCGGGCAGGAGAAATCGCGCAAGATGCGGGTGGTCCCCAAGTGGGAACGCTTTGAAACCGAGTTCAAAAGCGCTGTCACCTACACCAACCCGCTCCAGGAAGCCACCCTCAAAGTGGTCTTCAACTCGCCACTGGGGACAAAGACCCAAATCGAGGGCTTTTGGGACGGCGCCAGAACCTGGCGGGTGCGTTTCAACCCGGACCAACCCGGGCGCTGGACCTATAACACCTCCTGTTCGGATTCGGCCAATCGCGGCTTGAACGGCCAGCAAGGCGAATTCCTGTGCACGACGATTGTCGGCGAAGGCCGCTTTCAACAGCACGGCCCGGTGCGCGTTGCCCGCGACCGCAGGCATTTCGAGCATGCCGATGGGACCCCGTTCTTCTGGCTGGGCGACACGGCCCTGAGCGGCGCCCGCCTCTCAACCCCCCCGGACTGGGAGTTGTATGCGGCGGTGCGCCAGTCCCAGGGTTATTCCGTAACCCAATGCGCAGCCGCGCCGGGCGACGACCAAAAAGGCGAATCGGCCCTGACCGGCTTTCCAGATCGGATCGGAGTTAACCCCGAATTTTTTAAGCGACTCGATGCGAAGCTCGAGACCCTGCGGCGCGCAGACCTGTTGAGCGCCATCGTGCCATTGTGGGAGACCGACACCTCCAAGGCCCAACTCAAGCAGGACCAAGCGGTCCTCGTTTTGCGCTATATGGTTGCCCGCTGGGGCACCGACCCAATCGCGTGGCTGTTGGAATTTCCCGGCGATAACCCGGAGAAACTCGCCGAGCGTTGGAGAAAAATCGGACGCGCGGTATTTGGGGGCGCGCTTCACGCGCCGGTGATTGTCAACGCGGGCCTGGCCCCCGGGGTATTGGAGACCTTCCGCAGCGAAGATTGGGTGGATGCCCTGGGTTTGCAGACTGCGGGTCCAAAGGGCGGGCCTGAGCAAAGGCAGGCCTTTGCGGCGGAATCGACGAAAGAACCGGCGCGTCCACTGATTGGGTTTACTCCCTATGAGAATGCGCTCAAAACCAGCGACAACTCCGGGGGCCGCTATAGCGCTGAAGCAGTGCGCCAGGCGGCCTATTGGGGGGTGCTCCTGGCGCCTGCGGCAGGCGTCTCCTACGGCGGCGCCGGCGTCGTGGATTGGGATGCCACCACGGACCAGACAAAAACCCCCGGCGCCAGGCTGCCGCTCTGGCAGAGGTCCCTTTTTATGCCGGCAGCAAAACAGATGGGCTATCTCGGGCGCGTCTTCAACTCACTCGATTTCTCTCAATTGCGTCCGAACGAAAAACTGCTGATCTCGCCGTCGGGCGATGAAGCGGTGGCTGCCGGCACCGCAGTGGCATCCACTGGAGCAAAGGACCTGGTCCTGGTTTATGTGCCGGAGGGGCGCGCGCTCCGCGTCTCTCAGGATGCGATGCCCCCCTCGCCCCAAATCCGATGGTTCAATCCGCGCACCAGCGGAAGCGGCCCGGCGGTTGCGGTGGTGTCCGGCTCGACCTGCCAATTCCCACCGCCAGGCCCCGGTGATTGGCTGCTGACCATGCGGACCCAGGAAAAAACAAAGTAG
- the rfbG gene encoding CDP-glucose 4,6-dehydratase — protein sequence MFNRFFKGKKVFITGHTGFKGSWLAAWLLELGAKVTGFALPPQTERDHFTVLGLQNRVRHVVGDIRELAPLQMALAQAEPDIVFHLAAQPLVRLSYAQPKLTFDTNVGGSVNVLEGVRHCSSVRALVYITSDKCYRNREWVWGYRENDELGGRDPYSASKGCAELVFSSYLESFFAQRPGFAAASARGGNVIGGGDWALDRIVPDCIRALEKQEPVQVRNPQATRPWQHVLEPLSGYLLLAQRLFDAGNQYSGAWNFGPDKESNRTVRELVEKALGVWGSGKPVMGTSAGTQPHEAHFLHLNCDKARQELGWRPAWQFDQAVEHAIAWYSEWLEDADAWNLTTRQIYEYTASRQDSKPRMNADGRE from the coding sequence ATGTTCAACAGGTTCTTCAAAGGCAAGAAGGTCTTTATCACCGGCCACACGGGTTTTAAGGGCTCGTGGCTCGCTGCCTGGCTGCTGGAGTTGGGCGCCAAGGTCACCGGCTTCGCCCTGCCTCCTCAAACCGAGCGCGACCATTTCACGGTTCTCGGACTTCAAAACAGGGTGCGCCATGTTGTTGGCGACATCCGGGAGTTGGCCCCGCTCCAAATGGCTTTGGCACAAGCTGAACCGGACATTGTCTTTCACTTGGCGGCCCAGCCCCTGGTCCGGCTCTCTTACGCGCAACCCAAACTGACCTTCGACACAAACGTCGGGGGGAGTGTCAACGTCCTGGAAGGGGTGCGCCATTGTTCGTCTGTTCGAGCCCTGGTTTATATCACCTCGGATAAATGTTATCGGAATCGGGAATGGGTCTGGGGCTATCGCGAGAACGATGAACTGGGGGGACGCGATCCTTACAGCGCCTCGAAGGGCTGCGCCGAGCTGGTGTTCAGTTCGTATTTGGAATCCTTCTTTGCGCAGCGGCCAGGCTTCGCCGCTGCCTCGGCTCGTGGGGGCAACGTCATTGGGGGCGGCGATTGGGCACTGGACCGCATCGTGCCCGACTGCATTCGGGCGCTGGAAAAACAGGAGCCGGTGCAGGTGCGCAATCCGCAGGCCACTCGTCCCTGGCAGCATGTCCTCGAACCGCTGAGCGGGTATTTGCTTTTAGCGCAGCGGTTGTTCGACGCCGGCAATCAATACTCGGGCGCGTGGAATTTCGGGCCGGACAAAGAATCCAATCGGACGGTGCGTGAGTTGGTCGAGAAGGCGCTTGGGGTTTGGGGAAGTGGCAAGCCTGTCATGGGCACGTCCGCGGGGACCCAGCCCCATGAGGCACATTTCCTTCACCTCAACTGTGACAAGGCCCGTCAGGAACTGGGTTGGAGACCGGCCTGGCAATTCGATCAAGCGGTCGAGCACGCCATCGCCTGGTACAGCGAATGGCTCGAAGACGCCGATGCCTGGAACCTGACGACCCGCCAGATATACGAATACACCGCCTCCCGGCAGGATTCTAAACCGCGAATGAACGCAGATGGACGCGAATGA
- a CDS encoding sugar phosphate isomerase/epimerase: MNEISRREFVQKTAIGSGAAGLLVASAARLAANPLGLPIGSQVWPLRPMLKDFPAFAKRIAAIGVTRLELCSPIGYGAEFASLANAKEVKTILDEHGLKSESSHFTLGELRHSQQKSIEWAKEIGITQMITASLGDGNGGDHPTPDQVQRAAEEYNRIADVAQQAGMQQGLHNEGFELSMVEGRRTYDRLFDLLDPKLVKFQFQMSTITAGLVAADYFLRFPGRFFSMHLQDVDMNGAGRHPQVPLGQGSIDWVKTFTAAKAGGVKNYFVEQTWELTQPSVAYLKTLTV; encoded by the coding sequence ATGAATGAAATCTCCAGGCGGGAATTCGTGCAGAAAACGGCCATCGGTTCCGGCGCAGCCGGATTGCTTGTCGCGAGTGCGGCCAGGCTGGCGGCTAATCCGTTGGGCCTGCCCATCGGCAGCCAGGTCTGGCCGCTCCGTCCGATGCTCAAAGACTTCCCTGCCTTTGCAAAGCGGATTGCCGCAATCGGAGTCACTCGGCTCGAATTGTGTTCCCCAATCGGCTACGGGGCCGAGTTCGCGTCATTGGCCAACGCCAAAGAGGTAAAAACCATTCTGGACGAACACGGCCTGAAATCCGAGAGTTCCCATTTTACTCTGGGCGAATTGCGGCACAGCCAGCAGAAGAGCATCGAGTGGGCTAAAGAGATTGGCATTACCCAGATGATTACCGCCAGCCTGGGCGACGGGAACGGCGGAGACCACCCAACGCCCGACCAGGTGCAAAGGGCGGCGGAGGAATACAACCGTATCGCCGACGTGGCGCAACAGGCCGGCATGCAGCAGGGCCTGCACAACGAAGGGTTCGAACTCTCGATGGTCGAGGGCAGGCGCACCTACGACCGATTGTTCGACCTGCTGGACCCCAAGCTGGTTAAATTCCAGTTCCAGATGTCCACCATCACTGCCGGTCTGGTTGCCGCTGATTATTTCCTGCGGTTCCCTGGCCGGTTTTTCTCAATGCATCTGCAGGACGTGGACATGAACGGCGCCGGGCGGCACCCGCAGGTCCCCCTGGGCCAAGGCAGCATTGACTGGGTAAAGACCTTCACCGCTGCGAAAGCCGGCGGGGTAAAGAACTACTTCGTCGAGCAAACCTGGGAGCTGACCCAACCGAGTGTCGCGTACCTCAAGACACTCACCGTTTGA